A window of the Helianthus annuus cultivar XRQ/B chromosome 4, HanXRQr2.0-SUNRISE, whole genome shotgun sequence genome harbors these coding sequences:
- the LOC110873242 gene encoding respiratory burst oxidase homolog protein C, with the protein MDADDGRSVLPENNNHDHHHSDKAAVGSGPVNKTGGWKTVQLSVLGGAKAGSSSEGVTKTVNVAEVGKRLSRIQDVAKKLMYLNASSKQPILNGFNFSGKNNDPEAAWIALEKRFDELTMKTGGLLPSSSFGKCIGMNTDSDKFAEDLFKSLCQRRGITSDPINKTLFKEFWEEISNQSFDSRLKIYLAMIDKDNDGKITEEEIMEIIKASASANKLPTIEKDAEKYAAFIKEKLDPEKLGYIMIDKLEKLLKDAATRNDIGETHDSSESSRQQFKLTQFLHDNWKRCWVVVLWIGIMVGLFTWKYIQYKHRAVYDVLGPCVCIAKGAAETLKLNMAIMLLPVCRNTITWLRNKTKLGAVVPFDDNINFHQVIAVAIAIGVGLHAISHLACDFPRLIHATEEEYKPMQQYFGDQAENYWHFVKEVEGYTGIIMLVLMIIAFTLAWLRKGLKLPSLTRFKAFKNSKSYNSIVKKLTGPIAAINKLTGFNIFWYSHHLFVIVYALLIVHGIKLYLTKEWYKKTTWMYLAVPILLYACERLKRTFRSRFDPAKILKVAAYPGRDGVLALRMRKPENFNYKSGEYMFVKCDAVSPFEWHPFSITSAPSDDYLSVHIRALGDWTKKINKIYSEACLPDEGSEIRKADFPEQIPNNLRVLKIDGPYGAPAQDYKDYEVVLLVGLGIGATPMVSVVKDIVNNIKAKEEKQNALEDGTISQKNKLSPTREHEFKTKRAYFYWSTKGQNTLGWFKDVMDEVAEIGKNDVIQIHNYCTSVYEEADARSSLITMLQSLYYDEKGVDIVSGTRVKTHFARPNWQKVYKRIADTHKGSKIGVFYCGSPVVIKELKELALEFTDSSTTFEFHKENF; encoded by the exons ATGGATGCCGATGATGGAAGAAGTGTGTTACCTGAAAATAACAACCATGATCATCACCACTCCGACAAAGCGGCTGTTGGAAGTGGTCCAGTGAACAAAACCGGTGGCTGGAAAACTGTCCAGCTTAGTGTTCTTGGAGGCGCTAAGGCCGGAAGTAGCAGCGAAGGTGTGACCAAGACGGTCAATGTAGCTGAAGTAGGGAAGAGATTATCGAGAATCCAAGATGTGGCGAAAAAGTTGATGTATTTGAATGCCTCCTCAAAACAACCCATACTCAATGGATTCAACTTTAGTGGCAAGAACAACGATCCGGAAGCAGCGTGGATCGCCTTGGAAAAGCGATTTGATGAACTCACTATGAAAACTGGTGGCTTACTTCCAAGTTCAAGCTTCGGTAAATGCATAG GAATGAACACAGATTCAGACAAGTTCGCAGAAGATTTGTTTAAATCACTTTGCCAACGTAGAGGTATAACCAGTGATCCGATTAACAAAACACTATTTAAGGAATTTTGGGAAGAAATTTCTAATCAGAGCTTTGATTCAAGGCTAAAGATTTACCTGGCAAT GATTGATAAAGATAACGACGGTAAGATCACAGAAGAAGAAATCATGGAG ATTATCAAGGCAAGTGCATCAGCCAACAAGTTACCAACTATTGAAAAGGATGCAGAAAAATATGCAGCATTCATCAAGGAAAAGTTAGACCCGGAAAAACTCGGTTATATCATG ATTGACAAGTTGGAGAAGTTATTAAAAGATGCAGCAACACGTAACGATATAGGAGAAACACATGACTCAAGCGAATCGTCTAGACAACAGTTCAAACTAACACAATTTTTACATGATAATTGGAAGAGATGTTGGGTGGTTGTACTTTGGATAGGAATAATGGTTGGTTTGTTTACGTGGAAGTACATTCAATACAAACACCGAGCTGTATATGATGTGTTAGGGCCGTGTGTATGTATAGCGAAAGGTGCAGCTGAGACTTTAAAACTAAACATGGCGATTATGTTATTACCTGTTTGTCGGAACACAATTACTTGGTTGAGGAACAAGACTAAGTTGGGTGCCGTGGTTCCGTTCGATGACAATATTAATTTCCACCAA GTGATTGCAGTGGCGATCGCGATTGGAGTTGGGTTACACGCGATTTCCCATTTAGCATGCGACTTTCCCCGATTAATCCACGCAACTGAGGAAGAGTATAAACCGATGCAACAATATTTTGGGGATCAAGCGGAAAATTATTGGCATTTTGTAAAGGAAGTAGAAGGGTACACGGGAATAATAATGCTAGTACTAATGATTATAGCTTTTACACTAGCATGGCTAAGAAAAGGCCTCAAACTACCCTCATTAACAAGATTTAAGGCATTCAAGAACTCAAAGTCGTATAATTCCATCGTAAAGAAATTAACAGGACCTATTGCTGCTATTAACAAATTAACGGGATTTAATATCTTTTGGTACTCCCACCACCTCTTTGTTATCGTCTACGCACTGCTTATAGTTCACGGGATTAAACTTTATCTCACCAAGGAATGGTACAAGAAAACG ACTTGGATGTATTTGGCGGTTCCAATCTTGCTCTACGCTTGCGAGAGACTGAAAAGGACATTTCGATCTCGTTTTGATCCAGCCAAGATACTTAAG GTGGCTGCTTATCCTGGTCGTGACGGGGTATTGGCACTTCGAATGAGGAAGCCTGAAAACTTTAATTACAAGAGTGGAGAATACATGTTTGTCAAGTGTGATGCTGTCTCCCCATTTGAATG GCACCCATTTTCCATTACATCTGCCCCAAGTGATGACTACCTGAGTGTGCATATCCGGGCTCTTGGTGATTGGactaaaaaaattaacaaaatctATTCAGAG GCCTGTTTGCCTGATGAAGGAAGTGAGATTCGTAAAGCTGATTTTCCGGAACAAATTCCGAA TAACCTAAGAGTTCTAAAAATTGACGGTCCATACGGTGCACCCGCACAAGACTACAAAGATTACGAAGTGGTGTTGCTAGTGGGCTTAGGCATTGGAGCAACTCCAATGGTCAGTGTTGTGAAAGATATTGTGAATAACATTAAAGCCAAAGAAGAAAAACAAAATGCATTGGAAGATGGTACAATATCACAAAAGAACAAACTTAGTCCAACAAGAGAACAtgagtttaaaacaaaaagggctTACTTCTATTGGTCCACTAAGGGACAGAATACGTTGGGTTGGTTTAAAGATGTTATGGATGAGGTTGCTGAGATAGGCAAAAATGATGTCATACAGATTCACAATTATTGCACAAGTGTTTACGAGGAAGCAGATGCGCGATCGTCTTTAATTACTATGCTTCAGTCACTCTATTATGATGAAAAGGGTGTTGATATTGTATCTGGTACCCGTGTGAAGACTCATTTTGCTAGACCGAATTGGCAGAAAGTTTACAAAAGAATTGCGGATACTCACAAAGGTTCCAAAATAG GGGTTTTCTATTGTGGATCACCAGTAGTAATAAAAGAGCTAAAAGAATTAGCTTTAGAATTCACTGATTCATCAACCACGTTTGAGTTTCACAAAGAGAATTTCTAA
- the LOC110870268 gene encoding uncharacterized protein LOC110870268 → MYLKREIEAAVKTGRLAHLVKEIKEGGGDRKGRDVREPGRADVDMIRRRDEFDTTRSVKARTLGSPNCMKAPILMPYLEESEVQRLPLNISAIIAGHKVSRIHVDGGSGVEVIYEHCFLRFDRDVRDRLEEDSIPLVGFNNSISHPLGKIRLPFTVGVGDRVRTINLTFTVVRAPSKYNAILGRPGIGDLQAQASTPHGALVFQTPKGLAWVKSAYEVISFVSQEEAPEKPQKKGVEEWVLCDRFPEQTVKVGSHLSDKCKSALKELLLHNIDVFAFQHGDMTGVPRSLTEHRLNTYTWAKPVKQKKRSMGPNKRRAACEETRKLLRAGIVREVKYPSWIANPVMVQKKDGGWRMCIDFQDLNKACPKDCYPLPEIDVQVDSLSQYPLKCFLDAYKGYRQIQMSIEDEEKTAFITDEGTFCYTKMPFNLKNAGATYQSRDSQHYARCEHEAKPQEVLFRSRGREFPGSSGHQRRNQSKTGKNPGCSRNAISQVSEGYSAAKREANSVKPFFVKGSRQDPSLHESIEDCLQTNKFNWTAEAETAFQEMKAYICKLPTLATPVPGEPLLLYLSASKMTISAVMMVEREGKQIPIYFISRTLKGPEERYMPLEKLALALVFASRRLRRYFQGHKITLMTDQPLQKVLRRPELSGRLAKWAVELGEHSLEFKPKTAMKGQILADFLAEVPEDEEKELLKWEAIEKEEREKEDEAVWKLLTDGTSSEEGSGAGITLMSPEGIELTYAIRLDFENTNNTAEYEALQAGMRLAPKMKARHVEASTDSQLVVKQYQGEYEAKDNTMAQYVAKVKEMAKAFRTFKLEYISRGRNRKSDALSKLASVAFDHLAKEVKVEVLTSPSLNTKEVAAVEGAQETWMTPIIKFLRDGILPEGEWAASKIRVKALQYELIDGELY, encoded by the exons ATGTATCTGAAAAGAGAGATAGAGGCCGCGGTAAAAACAGGGAGGTTGGCCCACTTAGTCAAGGAAATCAAGGAGGGGGGAGGGGACCGCAAGGGAAGAGATGTAAGGGAGCCTGGGAGGGCAGATGTTGATATGATTAGAAGGAGGGATGAATTCGATACCACCCGGAGTGTAAAAGCCAGGACCCTGGGCTCCCCGAACTGCATGAAAGCTCCCATCCTTATGCCATACCTAGAAGAAAGTGAAGTGCAACGACTTCCCCTAAACATCTCAGCCATAATAGCTGGCCATAAGGTGTCTCGAATACATGTAGACGGAGGGTCAGGTGTCGAGGTAATATACGAGCATTGTTTCCTTAGATTCGACAGAGATGTAAGAGACCGGTTGGAAGAAGATTCCATCCCCTTGGTGGGATTCAACAACAGTATATCACACCCTTTGGGAAAGATTAGGCTCCCATTCACAGTTGGGGTAGGGGATCGGGTCCGAACGATAAATCTGACCTTCACAGTGGTCCGGGCACCCTCGAAGTACAACGCGATCTTAGGAAGACCAGGAATTGGAGACTTGCAGGCGCAGGCATCCACCCCACACGGAGCTTTAGTATTTCAGACACCGAAGGGTCTAGCATGGGTTAAATCTGCTTATGAAGTAATCTCTTTCGTATCCCAAGAGGAAGCACCCGAGAAACCCCAGAAAAAGGGAGTAGAAGAATGGGTCCTTTGTGACAGGTTCCCAGAACAAACAGTCAAAGTGGGGAGCCACTTAAGTGACAAATGCAAGAGTGCCCTGAAGGAGTTGCTTCTCCACAACATAGATGTGTTTGCGTTTCAACATGGAGACATGACAGGAGTCCCCAGGAGTCTAACTGAACACCGGCTCAACACTTACACGTGGGCAAAGCCGGTAAAGCAGAAAAAGCGGAGCATGGGACCTAACAAAAGAAGGGCTGCTTGTGAAGAAACCAGAAAACTGCTCAGGGCAGGGATAGTCAGAGAGGTGAAATATCCATCCTGGATCGCCAATCCGGTCATGGTTCAAAAGAAAGACGGGGGGtggaggatgtgcatcgattttcaagatctgaacaaggcatgtccTAAGGACTGTTATCCCCTCCCGGAGATAGACGTTCAGGTAGACTCTTTGTCTCAGTACCCCCTGAAGTGCTTCTTGGATGCCTACAAGGGGTACCGCCAAATCCAGATGTCAATAGAAGACGAGGAAAAAACCGCCTTCATCACAGACGAAGGGACATTCTGCTATACCAAGATGCCCTTCAATCTTAAAAATGCTGGGGCCACATATCAAAG CCGAGACTCTCAACACTATGCAAGATGTGAACACGAAGCTAAACCCCAGGAAGTGCTGTTTCGGAGTAGAGGAAGGGAGTTTCCTGGGAGTAGTGGTCACCAAAGGAGGAATCAAAGCAAAACCGGAAAAAACCCAGGCTGTAGCCGAAATGCGATCTCCCAGGTCTCTGAAGGATATTCAGCAGCTAAACGGGAGGCTAATAGCGTTAAACCGTTTTTTGTCAAAGGTAGCCGACAAGACCCTTCCCTTCATGAAAGTATTGAAGACTGCCTCCAGACAAACAAGTTTAattggaccgcagaggctgagaCTGCCTTCCAAGAAATGAAAGCTTACATCTGCAAGCTCCCAACGCTGGCCACCCCAGTACCCGGGGAACCGTTGCTCCTGTATCTGTCCGCCTCGAAAATGACCATAAGTGCGGTCATGATGGTAGAACGGGAAGGGAAACAGATCCCCATATATTTCATCAGCAGAACGCTTAAAGGTCCCGAGGAACGCTACATGCCTCTGGAGAAACTGGCATTAGCTCTTGTCTTCGCGTCCCGAAGACTCAGGAGGTATTTCCAAGGGCACAAGATTACCCTGATGACCGATCAACCCCTTCAAAAGGTACTCAGGAGGCCAGAGCTGTCGGGACGGCTGGCTAAATGGGCTGTGGAGCTGGGGGAACACTCTCTGGAGTTTAAGCCCAAGACGGCCATGAAGGGGCAGATACTGGCTGATTTCTTAGCGGAGGTCCCTGAGGACGAAGAGAAGGAACTGTTAAAGTGGGAAGCcatagaaaaagaagaaagagagaaggaagaCGAGGCGGTGTGGAAGTTACTCACCGACGGGACATCTAGTGAAGAAGGGAGTGGAGCAGGAATCACACTGATGAGCCCCGAGGGGATTGAGCTGACATACGCCATAAGGTTGGACTTTGAGAACACCAACAATACTGCAGAGTATGAGGCCCTCCAAGCAGGAATGAGGCTGGCACCAAAAATGAAAGCAAGACACGTGGAGGCTAGCACTGATTCACAACTGGTAGTGAAACAATACCAAGGAGAATATGAAGCCAAAGACAACACCATGGCTCAATACGTGGCAAAAGTAAAAGAAATGGCTAAGGCATTTAGAACTTTCAAACTGGAGTACATCTCCCGAGGAAGAAACAGAAAATCTGATGCCCTCAGTAAGCTGGCCTCGGTGGCATTCGACCACCTCGCGAAAGAAGTCAAGGTGGAGGTCCTGACATCTCCTTCCCTTAACACAAAGGAGGTAGCCGCAGTTGAGGGTGCTCAGGAGAcgtggatgacaccaattatcaaGTTCCTCAGGGATGGAATTCTACCTGAAGGGGAATGGGCGGCCAGTAAGATAAGGGTCAAAGCCCTGCAATATGAACTGATCGATGGGGAGCTATACTGA